Proteins encoded within one genomic window of Panacibacter microcysteis:
- a CDS encoding DUF5689 domain-containing protein, which translates to MKYYRSSFSLATSLLAAICIITFACNKKFDEPPVYKAPDITPDLTISELKAMHSYGRFEQITEDKTIGGIVIADDRSGQFYKTIVIQDETAGISIKLDAYDLYTSYPVGRKVYIKVKGLFLGDNNKLIELGGGIDNSGFSPRLDDIPSALIDEHLIKGTVDNVVTPKLIQVEELDNYADQNTLIQLDNYEFAGTDTAKTFAKPDLSSSAVNFTLQSCSGKPIVLRNSSYADFAGYNVPNGNGTITAVFTVFGSTQQLYVRDSADVKFYNNRCGAGGTGEVIDLKTLKSFYNGTSLTLGAYKISGVVISDPTSKNIAAGNIVVQDKDAGIKLYFGSSATTSKFNTGDSLVIDVAGGVLQEYNGAMEISLSASDLPAAALATGKTVLPKELTVQQVKEQLPGIEYTLVTVKDATSEPGTFSGNKKLTDATGSLTLYTLTGASFAGNATPAEAKTYTGYCLMFNSTAEMIIRNINDVTDGSVVTPSDDNIIISEYVEGSSGNKYLELYNAGTNAADLSKYTLKLYTNGSSSASSTAVLNVVTGLPALPAKSIVVLKYSGASLTLPAGINAYNSAVCNFNGNDAVTLEKNGIITDVFGSAGTDPGTSWTISGDISAAKDKTVRRKSTYNVGNPDWSSSAVSEWDVVLATDDVTNLGTR; encoded by the coding sequence ATGAAATATTACAGATCATCTTTTTCACTTGCAACTTCACTGCTTGCAGCAATCTGTATCATCACTTTTGCGTGTAATAAAAAGTTTGATGAACCACCTGTTTATAAAGCACCAGACATTACACCCGATCTTACGATAAGCGAGCTAAAAGCAATGCATTCCTATGGCCGTTTTGAACAGATAACCGAAGACAAAACAATTGGCGGTATCGTAATAGCTGATGACAGGAGCGGCCAGTTCTACAAAACAATCGTGATACAGGATGAAACAGCCGGCATCAGCATTAAACTGGATGCATACGACCTTTATACAAGCTACCCGGTTGGCAGAAAGGTGTATATAAAAGTGAAAGGTCTTTTCCTGGGCGACAATAATAAACTCATTGAATTGGGCGGTGGAATAGACAACTCCGGCTTTTCGCCAAGGCTCGATGATATTCCCTCCGCATTAATTGATGAGCATCTTATAAAAGGCACCGTAGACAACGTAGTTACGCCAAAGCTTATACAGGTGGAAGAGCTGGATAATTACGCAGACCAGAACACATTGATACAGTTAGACAACTATGAATTTGCAGGTACAGATACCGCAAAAACATTTGCTAAACCAGACCTCAGTTCAAGCGCTGTTAATTTCACTTTACAAAGCTGCTCCGGCAAACCTATTGTCTTACGCAACAGCAGCTACGCAGATTTTGCAGGGTACAACGTGCCCAACGGAAACGGCACCATTACCGCGGTATTTACTGTTTTTGGCTCTACACAACAACTGTATGTACGTGATTCTGCTGACGTTAAATTTTATAACAACCGTTGCGGCGCCGGCGGCACGGGAGAAGTAATCGACCTCAAAACTTTGAAAAGTTTTTACAACGGTACCAGCCTTACCCTGGGCGCCTATAAAATCAGCGGCGTGGTAATTTCTGATCCAACTTCGAAAAATATAGCAGCCGGCAATATTGTGGTACAGGATAAAGATGCCGGCATCAAACTATACTTTGGCAGCAGTGCCACCACGTCAAAATTTAATACCGGGGACTCACTTGTAATTGATGTTGCCGGCGGCGTACTACAGGAATACAATGGCGCCATGGAAATTTCATTGTCAGCGTCAGACTTACCTGCTGCTGCACTGGCCACAGGCAAAACCGTGCTGCCAAAAGAACTTACAGTTCAACAGGTAAAAGAGCAATTGCCCGGCATAGAATATACACTCGTTACCGTGAAAGATGCAACGTCAGAGCCCGGTACTTTCAGCGGTAATAAAAAGTTGACAGATGCAACAGGCTCACTCACCTTATACACCCTCACAGGCGCATCTTTTGCAGGCAATGCCACGCCTGCTGAAGCAAAAACATATACCGGCTATTGCCTCATGTTTAACAGTACTGCGGAAATGATCATCAGGAACATAAACGATGTTACGGATGGCAGTGTAGTTACACCATCTGACGATAACATCATCATTTCAGAATATGTGGAAGGTTCATCGGGCAACAAATATCTTGAGCTGTACAATGCCGGTACAAACGCCGCAGACCTGTCAAAATACACACTGAAACTTTATACAAACGGCAGCAGTTCAGCGTCTTCCACTGCAGTGCTCAATGTAGTTACCGGCTTGCCTGCATTGCCTGCCAAAAGCATTGTTGTATTAAAATACTCGGGTGCATCGTTAACACTGCCCGCCGGCATAAACGCATACAATTCGGCTGTTTGCAACTTTAATGGCAACGATGCTGTTACACTCGAAAAAAATGGTATTATTACAGATGTATTTGGATCTGCAGGAACTGATCCGGGAACCAGCTGGACAATCTCAGGCGATATAAGCGCAGCAAAAGATAAAACGGTAAGACGAAAATCAACTTATAATGTGGGTAACCCTGACTGGTCATCATCGGCTGTTTCAGAGTGGGATGTTGTGCTGGCAACTGATGACGTAACCAATCTCGGTACACGCTAA
- a CDS encoding TonB-dependent receptor translates to MRERILILLCCFSINAAAQHDGPAERKDTTSVTDSALYELKDNALDNLPVVSLDDNDFSDSGPQNVSSVLNAGRNPFFSAAAYSFSPLRFKIRGYDADLNETYLNGIPVTNLDNGFTPYNLWGGLNDVTRNRDLAIGLRPSTFAYGDIATTTSIDARAGKQRKQTSFSYAISNRTYNHRWMLTHGTGMSKKGWAFVFSASRRWAGEGYVPGTYYNGWSWFTGIDKRIDQRHLLSFVAFAAPTENGRQTASVLEMQELAGTHYYNPYWGYQDGKKRNASVGRTNQPVFILTHEFRVNDHTSLTTAAGFSFGKRSISGIDWYNAPDPRPDYYRYLPGYQTDPAIKELVTNELKNNEAARQINWQHLYDVNRDNVQTVYNANGITGNHITGHRALYILAKRVTDTKKFNFNTVLNTSTGSHIDLTSGLTVQAQKNHYYQEIADMLGGEFYVDLNQFAERAFPGNSLAAQNDIDRPNRLVKTGEQYGYDYDIDVVRTAVWAQLVLKYNRLDFFIAGEASQNVFWRKGNVRNGLFPANSYGNSNNNYFVNYAFKGGVTYKMNGRNYFFMNAAYSTRAPFFENAYIAPRTRNITQDNLISENIQAAEAGYTLNAPKIKIRLNGYYTSFRHGFNVLTFYHETYQNFVNYALSNIGKIHFGGEFGLEATIAKNVSINAAAAVGRYYYNSRQHAIVTLDNTAEILSDETVYSQNYRVAGTPQEAYSLGISYRSPKFWFISLTGNFFDQMWLDFNPIRRTDAAVENVDPKSDAWHSIIGQTRLSPAFTADFFGGYSYRINRTSRGKKPMFLVFNAGINNLLNNKHIISGGYEQLRFDFDTKDPNQFPPKYYYAFGLNYFTSVALRL, encoded by the coding sequence ATGAGAGAAAGAATCCTTATCCTTTTGTGCTGCTTTAGTATAAATGCGGCCGCGCAGCATGATGGGCCTGCTGAAAGGAAAGACACTACTTCTGTAACAGATAGTGCGTTGTATGAACTAAAAGACAATGCACTGGACAACCTGCCTGTGGTGTCTTTAGACGATAATGATTTCTCTGACTCAGGCCCGCAAAACGTATCCTCTGTTTTAAATGCCGGTCGCAACCCCTTTTTCTCTGCGGCTGCTTATAGCTTCAGCCCGCTTCGTTTTAAGATCAGGGGCTATGATGCAGACCTCAATGAGACATACCTTAATGGCATTCCTGTGACCAATCTGGATAACGGCTTTACGCCTTACAATCTCTGGGGCGGACTGAACGATGTAACAAGAAACCGTGACCTTGCCATTGGCCTGAGGCCAAGCACATTTGCGTATGGGGATATTGCAACTACAACCAGCATAGATGCAAGGGCGGGTAAACAACGTAAACAAACAAGTTTCAGTTATGCAATCTCCAACCGCACATACAATCACCGCTGGATGCTTACACATGGTACTGGCATGAGTAAAAAAGGCTGGGCATTTGTATTTTCTGCCAGCAGGCGATGGGCCGGTGAAGGCTATGTACCCGGCACCTATTACAACGGCTGGAGTTGGTTTACAGGCATTGATAAAAGAATTGACCAGCGGCACCTGCTATCTTTTGTTGCATTTGCAGCACCAACAGAAAATGGCCGGCAGACGGCATCAGTGCTGGAAATGCAGGAACTGGCAGGCACACATTACTACAATCCCTACTGGGGCTACCAGGATGGCAAAAAGCGAAATGCCAGCGTTGGCCGCACTAACCAGCCTGTATTTATTCTTACACATGAATTCCGGGTAAACGATCATACATCACTTACCACTGCGGCAGGTTTTTCGTTTGGCAAAAGAAGTATTAGTGGTATTGACTGGTACAATGCGCCCGACCCAAGACCTGATTATTACCGGTACCTGCCCGGTTACCAAACCGATCCCGCCATAAAAGAACTGGTAACAAACGAGTTGAAAAACAATGAGGCAGCGAGGCAGATTAACTGGCAGCATTTATACGATGTGAACCGTGACAATGTGCAAACTGTATATAACGCAAATGGCATAACGGGCAATCACATTACAGGCCACCGGGCACTCTATATACTTGCCAAGAGGGTTACCGATACAAAGAAATTCAACTTCAATACGGTACTCAATACAAGCACGGGTAGTCATATTGATCTTACATCAGGGCTTACCGTACAGGCGCAAAAAAATCACTACTACCAGGAGATAGCAGATATGCTGGGTGGCGAATTTTATGTTGACCTTAACCAGTTTGCAGAAAGGGCCTTCCCCGGTAATAGCCTGGCTGCACAAAATGATATTGACCGGCCCAACAGGCTGGTGAAAACAGGTGAGCAATATGGTTATGACTATGATATTGATGTAGTGCGCACAGCGGTATGGGCACAACTGGTATTGAAATATAACAGGCTTGATTTTTTTATTGCTGGGGAAGCCTCTCAAAATGTATTCTGGCGAAAAGGCAATGTAAGAAACGGACTTTTTCCTGCTAACTCATACGGAAATTCTAACAACAACTATTTTGTGAATTATGCTTTTAAGGGCGGGGTGACTTACAAAATGAACGGCAGGAATTACTTTTTTATGAACGCTGCTTATTCAACAAGGGCACCGTTTTTTGAAAACGCATACATCGCTCCGCGAACAAGGAATATTACACAGGACAACCTTATTTCAGAAAATATTCAGGCTGCTGAAGCAGGCTATACCTTAAACGCGCCAAAAATAAAAATAAGACTAAACGGTTATTATACTTCTTTCAGGCATGGTTTCAATGTGCTTACATTTTACCACGAGACCTATCAAAACTTTGTGAACTATGCATTGAGTAATATCGGTAAAATACACTTTGGCGGAGAGTTTGGCTTAGAGGCAACCATAGCAAAAAATGTTTCCATCAATGCAGCTGCCGCTGTAGGCCGGTATTATTATAACAGCCGGCAGCATGCCATTGTAACACTCGACAATACGGCGGAAATACTTTCAGACGAAACGGTGTATTCACAAAACTACCGGGTTGCCGGCACACCACAGGAGGCATATAGCCTTGGCATCTCTTACCGGTCACCAAAATTCTGGTTTATCAGCCTTACGGGAAATTTCTTCGACCAGATGTGGCTTGACTTTAACCCTATACGCCGCACCGATGCAGCAGTAGAGAACGTAGATCCCAAAAGTGATGCATGGCACAGCATCATCGGCCAGACCAGATTGAGCCCTGCCTTTACAGCCGATTTCTTTGGTGGTTATTCTTACAGGATAAACCGAACCAGCCGTGGCAAGAAACCGATGTTCCTTGTCTTCAATGCCGGCATCAACAACCTGTTGAACAATAAACATATTATCTCCGGCGGTTACGAGCAACTGCGGTTTGATTTTGACACCAAAGATCCAAACCAGTTTCCACCCAAATATTATTATGCATTTGGCCTTAATTACTTTACCAGTGTTGCACTAAGATTGTAG
- a CDS encoding endonuclease/exonuclease/phosphatase translates to MKHLVNLLVALFGCTTAFAQKQDYKTAIVAFYNLENFYDTTDNPAVNDNDFTPGGDKNYNTAIYQSKVHHLATVIAQIGTEMNPDGPAILGVAEIENDTVLNDLVKDPLISSRKYNIVHYDSRDLRGVDVAFLYNPKYFTVEDSRKLFVRLPAGAKENIFTRDVLWVKGRLDGETIHVFVNHWPSRLGGEERSAPGRAAAAMVCKHFADSLQKAAPNAKIIIMGDLNDDPVNASLTKVLNAKGRKEEVKENGLFNPWVEMYKKGYGTLAYQDAWGLFDQIIISAAWLSKNQPGFFYLHQHIFNKQFLIENAGKYRGYPMRTWDGNTYRGGYSDHFPTYLVMVKKAQ, encoded by the coding sequence ATGAAACACTTAGTTAACCTGCTTGTAGCATTGTTTGGCTGTACAACAGCCTTCGCTCAAAAGCAGGATTATAAAACAGCGATTGTAGCCTTTTACAACCTCGAAAATTTTTACGATACCACCGATAATCCCGCCGTTAACGATAATGATTTTACGCCCGGCGGAGATAAAAATTACAATACTGCTATCTATCAAAGCAAAGTCCACCATCTCGCAACCGTTATAGCGCAGATCGGCACAGAAATGAACCCCGACGGGCCAGCAATACTTGGTGTGGCAGAGATTGAAAACGATACAGTATTGAATGACCTGGTAAAAGATCCGCTGATCAGCAGCCGCAAATACAACATCGTTCATTACGATTCCAGGGATCTGCGCGGGGTTGATGTTGCATTTCTGTACAATCCAAAATACTTCACCGTAGAAGACAGCAGGAAGTTGTTTGTTCGCCTGCCGGCAGGTGCAAAAGAAAACATTTTTACACGCGATGTATTGTGGGTAAAAGGCAGGCTCGATGGAGAAACCATCCACGTTTTTGTAAATCACTGGCCAAGCCGCCTGGGCGGAGAGGAGCGCAGTGCACCCGGCCGTGCAGCCGCTGCCATGGTCTGTAAACATTTTGCTGATTCACTGCAGAAAGCAGCGCCAAACGCAAAGATCATCATTATGGGAGACCTGAACGATGATCCCGTCAATGCAAGCCTTACCAAGGTACTCAACGCAAAGGGAAGAAAGGAAGAAGTGAAAGAGAACGGTTTATTCAATCCATGGGTGGAAATGTATAAAAAAGGATATGGCACACTGGCCTACCAGGATGCATGGGGTTTATTTGACCAGATCATTATAAGCGCGGCTTGGCTCAGTAAAAATCAACCTGGGTTCTTTTATTTGCACCAGCACATTTTCAACAAACAATTCCTCATCGAAAATGCCGGGAAATACCGTGGCTACCCCATGCGCACGTGGGATGGCAACACCTATCGCGGCGGCTACAGCGATCATTTTCCTACCTATCTCGTAATGGTTAAAAAAGCACAATAA
- a CDS encoding transposase yields MLQSVNGIGKVTATALLVYTKGFTAFNNAKELACYCGVVPFNKTSGSSVKYKPSVSPFANMKLKKLLHLCAMSALQNDSEMKAYFERKLLEGKNKMSIINAIRNKLIHRVFAVIRDNRRYEDNYVRPCA; encoded by the coding sequence CTGTTACAGTCAGTAAATGGCATTGGTAAAGTAACAGCCACAGCTCTGCTGGTGTACACCAAAGGCTTTACGGCTTTTAACAATGCCAAGGAGCTAGCCTGTTATTGTGGTGTAGTGCCTTTTAATAAAACCTCTGGCAGCAGCGTAAAATACAAGCCATCAGTAAGTCCTTTTGCAAATATGAAATTAAAAAAACTGTTACACCTCTGTGCCATGTCGGCCCTGCAAAATGACTCGGAAATGAAAGCCTATTTTGAAAGAAAATTGTTAGAAGGAAAAAACAAAATGAGCATCATCAATGCCATCAGGAACAAACTCATTCATCGTGTGTTTGCAGTAATTAGAGACAATAGGCGTTATGAGGATAACTATGTACGCCCCTGTGCATAA
- a CDS encoding acyl-CoA thioester hydrolase/BAAT C-terminal domain-containing protein: protein MRIIFITSVAAIFCFIKAIAQNDTIPDSKYYPAKGNIQNVALILLGGSEGGLPNYYDIEKLTSLGYSCLTLGYFQTKNTPDRLEMIPVEYFEKAIVDLKSKPELKNKKIVVWGGSKGGELALLLASKYKQINGVIAAVPSSVVFQGLGGNPVSSWSENGKSIPFVPFAPFDYSKIVNNQYVEVYKLSLEQTEYVSKAEIEVENINGPVLLLAGKADSMWTSDQMSQMVMKRLDSNKFPHWHKLFSYDNAGHTLNDSYMIGGTKEGNKNARIDSEKRTLDFLRMLSEINASQKN, encoded by the coding sequence ATGCGTATAATTTTTATTACTTCTGTAGCCGCTATTTTTTGCTTTATTAAAGCCATTGCTCAAAACGACACAATTCCAGACTCAAAATATTATCCCGCGAAAGGAAACATTCAAAATGTAGCGTTGATACTTTTAGGTGGTTCAGAAGGAGGACTTCCCAACTATTATGATATAGAAAAGCTTACTAGTTTAGGCTATTCCTGTTTGACCTTAGGATACTTTCAAACAAAAAATACTCCGGACAGATTAGAAATGATTCCAGTCGAGTATTTTGAAAAGGCAATAGTGGATCTGAAATCCAAGCCTGAACTCAAAAACAAAAAAATAGTGGTTTGGGGAGGTTCAAAAGGAGGTGAACTTGCTCTTCTTCTTGCCTCAAAGTATAAACAAATCAATGGAGTTATAGCAGCGGTTCCCAGTTCTGTTGTCTTTCAGGGTTTAGGTGGTAACCCTGTTTCAAGCTGGTCCGAAAATGGTAAATCAATTCCTTTCGTACCCTTTGCCCCTTTCGATTACAGTAAAATTGTCAATAATCAATATGTTGAAGTATATAAACTTTCATTGGAGCAAACTGAATATGTGAGCAAAGCCGAAATAGAAGTTGAAAACATTAATGGACCTGTTTTACTATTGGCAGGCAAAGCTGATAGTATGTGGACTTCTGATCAGATGTCCCAAATGGTAATGAAAAGATTGGATAGCAACAAATTTCCTCATTGGCATAAGCTATTTTCTTATGATAATGCAGGACACACACTTAATGACTCATATATGATTGGAGGTACTAAAGAAGGAAATAAAAATGCCCGAATTGACTCGGAAAAAAGAACTCTTGATTTCCTTAGAATGCTATCCGAAATCAATGCATCCCAAAAAAATTAA
- a CDS encoding DUF6000 family protein has protein sequence MDDLNEMPGLHSAGATVRHLSPFDSSPTHKNDKDLSADFIKKWVVPYYMEIGCYDNLNWIEHVKEIKPEITQDVCLNLLGDFNWRTRLVGSYFAAVKNYKELINIIGTHLLKSEVCCVGHIYALTLAFFNDEKCIGYLNKYLEYYLAKSSLYFDQKIVIEAVLYLDRKNQTDYFNQHLDNWKKLTVDRKKQEEYQRQELAKLYPELNKETNSASEKHLEKFSTDFFEEQIYILTDLNQYSR, from the coding sequence ATGGACGACCTAAACGAAATGCCAGGACTTCATTCAGCAGGTGCAACTGTTAGGCACCTTTCCCCGTTTGACAGTTCGCCGACACATAAAAATGACAAAGACTTATCAGCTGACTTTATAAAAAAGTGGGTTGTTCCTTATTATATGGAAATTGGCTGTTATGACAACTTAAACTGGATTGAACATGTTAAAGAAATAAAGCCTGAAATTACACAAGACGTTTGCCTTAATTTACTGGGAGACTTCAATTGGCGAACACGTTTGGTAGGTTCTTATTTTGCAGCAGTAAAAAATTACAAAGAACTCATCAACATTATTGGGACACATCTTTTGAAAAGTGAAGTCTGCTGTGTAGGACACATTTACGCTTTGACACTTGCTTTCTTTAATGACGAAAAGTGTATCGGCTATTTAAATAAATATTTAGAGTATTACTTAGCAAAATCTTCGTTGTATTTTGACCAGAAGATTGTCATAGAAGCAGTATTGTATTTAGATAGGAAAAATCAAACAGATTATTTTAACCAGCATCTTGACAACTGGAAAAAGCTAACGGTGGACAGGAAAAAGCAAGAAGAATATCAAAGACAGGAGTTAGCAAAATTATATCCAGAACTAAACAAAGAAACTAATTCAGCCAGTGAAAAACACTTAGAAAAGTTCTCGACAGATTTTTTTGAAGAACAAATATATATTCTCACTGACTTGAACCAATACAGCCGCTAA
- a CDS encoding DUF3592 domain-containing protein codes for MQDFDFKQFEPFLFLIIGLVAVIISTIKRNRSISLKDTGERVEGIIYKLEQSGNRNSDLESSSSTMDKITVRFVTKKQEWITSEIKQPFALFFTGQYKPGDKVEVYYDPTDPANFYVDTKQSELVARIVITVVGLIFCLIGLYKLCS; via the coding sequence ATGCAAGATTTCGATTTTAAACAATTTGAACCGTTTCTTTTCCTAATCATAGGACTTGTCGCTGTAATAATATCGACAATTAAAAGGAATCGGTCAATAAGTCTCAAAGACACAGGCGAACGAGTCGAGGGAATTATCTATAAGTTAGAGCAGAGTGGAAACCGCAATTCAGATTTAGAAAGCTCTTCATCAACCATGGATAAAATCACCGTAAGATTCGTGACAAAAAAACAAGAATGGATTACGTCGGAAATTAAACAGCCATTTGCTTTATTTTTTACAGGACAATACAAGCCGGGTGACAAAGTTGAGGTTTACTATGATCCGACGGATCCGGCAAATTTTTATGTTGATACCAAACAATCTGAGCTAGTTGCAAGAATTGTAATTACCGTTGTAGGTTTAATTTTTTGCTTGATAGGCCTCTACAAATTATGTTCCTAA
- a CDS encoding PH domain-containing protein, translated as MASTNDKDLLPEFESIKDDKEEILWTGKPKFIPFIFTGVLGGIITIGFAIAWLLTARNFGSNGDNNSLSFFWLFGLIPLVAGLFTFLKKLFSFSNMAYSYTDKRIMMRSGFIGTDFKTIDYDKISDMEITVSVVEKMYNVGTIRFFSGRTQTDEGNTTKLYDSWSAIENP; from the coding sequence ATGGCTTCAACAAACGACAAAGATTTACTACCAGAATTTGAAAGCATTAAAGATGACAAAGAAGAAATTCTTTGGACAGGGAAACCTAAATTTATTCCATTCATTTTTACAGGGGTCTTAGGCGGAATAATTACAATTGGATTTGCAATAGCTTGGCTTTTGACAGCGAGAAATTTCGGTTCAAACGGCGACAATAACTCACTATCCTTTTTTTGGCTATTTGGACTTATTCCTTTGGTTGCAGGGCTGTTCACTTTCTTGAAAAAGCTATTTTCTTTTTCAAACATGGCTTACTCATATACTGACAAAAGAATTATGATGCGTTCTGGTTTTATTGGAACTGACTTCAAAACAATAGACTATGATAAAATTTCTGACATGGAAATTACTGTAAGTGTTGTAGAGAAAATGTACAATGTTGGGACTATACGATTTTTTAGCGGCAGGACACAAACAGACGAAGGAAACACCACAAAATTATATGACAGTTGGAGTGCAATTGAAAACCCCTAG